The sequence below is a genomic window from Kitasatospora kifunensis.
GCCCTTCTGGCTAGCGCGAGCAAGTGAGCGTACTGGGCTCTCATCAACTCGACGCTCCCCACTGAGCGCCGCAGCACGGCCTCATCGATGACACTCACCAAGCTGAGACCACCCGGCATCGACAGCCGATTCTGCCGGGCAAGCCGCTCTCGCACCCCTCTCAGCGATCTGCTCTTCGCTCTCCCACGGGTTGTGCGCGGTAAATAGCGCCCGCATGTACGGCTCGATCTGCAGCAGGCCCGACAGGCGGCCGGTGGACAGGTCGTACGACCGCACGACCTTCGCCTCCACCTTCCGATACTCCTCGTAGGCATCCCAGTTCGGATGCGGCTGCGACAGGTACGGCTCCACCAGCTTGAACGCCGTCAGCAACCGCCCGCCGGCCCCCAACGCCTCGTCCAGCCTCCTGGCCCACTGCTCATCGGGCTGGCTCTTGCCCAGCTCCAGGTGGCTGATCATGGTCTGGTGGGTCGTCATCAGGTCGGCCAACTGCGCCTGCGTCAGCCCTTTTTCCTCCCTGATCATCCGCAGCACCCGGCCCTAGGTCATCGGACCCTCATCCACAGCCCCACCGTCAATGGCACCCAGCTCAACGACCATGATCATCCCCTCAACAGTCTTGGCAAGCCTCTTGCCCAACCGCTTGTGACGCCATGGTCACACCGCGAGACTGAAGTGCGCAGGGAAAACAGCCAAATTCCTCCTCTTTGCCCTGCTCTGCCATGATCTGCCCTTAATGCGGAGGCTTCCTGCTGTGACGGCTCCTGACCACCCCACCGCTCCCCCACCCCCGCCCTACATCGAGCGAGGCCTGCCCGAGTGCGAGTGCCCCACCGACTGCGGCGGCCGCCCCGAGCTCTTCCTGCGCCTCGCCCCCGCCTACCCCACCGCGGACCCGTACCGCACCACGCCGCCCACGCACCCCTACGAGCCCCGCACGCGCGGCGAGTTGGTCTTCGACTCGCTCAACCACCGCCCGGGCATCGTGATGGACCGTACCCGCGCCCTCGTCCACCTGCGCCCCGAGCGCGGCGGCCCGGAGTGGGAGGTGGACGTCAAGTGGCTGACGAAGCCCGCCCCGTGATGCCGCTCCTGCGCCAAGCTCGCGCCGCAGTAGACGCGTTGGAATCCGCACTCCTGGACCAGGAAGTCGACCTGTCCGACCTCTCCGTCGGCTTCCGCGTCGTCCCGGTCGGCGTCATCCTGGTCCAGCTCCGGCCGCTGCTCCCTACCGAACTCCTGCTACTCGCCGAAGCGTTGCACTCGTGACCGAAGCCACCGCCCCGCCTGTCCACCTGACTGCCCGTCAGCCCGCCTTCGCCTGCTGGCGTCGCGCGTAGGCGCGGGCGGCGCGGACCCGGTCGCCGCAGCGGGTGGAGCACCAGTGGCGGGCGGCGTGGGTGCGGATCAGGTAGCGGTTGCACGGGGTGCCGGCGCAGGCGGCGAGGCGTTCGGCGTCGGGGCCGGTGAGCAGTTCGGCGGCGTCGGCGGCGATGACGGCCATCGCGTGCTCGGCCACCCGGTCGGCAGGGTGCGCGGGGAGGCGGTGCAGGCCGTGGGCGGCGTCCCAGCCGAGCAGGTCGGCCGAGGGGGCGGTGGTGAGCGCGGTGTTCACGGCACTCAGGGCCTCGGGCGGCGCCGGGGTGCCGGTGGTGCGGGAGGCAAGCAGGGCCCGCAGGTGGACGCGCAGCTCACGCAGTCGGCCCGCGCAGATCTCGAAAAGCTCGGCGTCGGCCGGGGCCAGACCGCGCTCGACCAGCCAGCGGGTGGCCGCGGCGGGCGTGTCGAGCAGGTCCAGTCGACCGGCGGGCAGGGCCAGGTCGCTGTTGGCGAAGTCCAGTGCGACGTGCTGGTCCGCGCCCGGCGCGGGCGGCAGCGGGGCGAGGGCACTGAGCGCGGCGGTTTCCGTCATGCCTCTCATGTTAAACCTTGCGCTTCTCCGTGAGAGGCCGCTAAATTTCTCTCACGGCAAACAGCGACTTTCTCCGTGAGGTGTTGGAATGACCAGCGAGCAGACCCCCATCCGCGTCTTCGGCGGCCCGACCGCGCTCATCGAGTTCGGCGGCCTGCGCTTCCTCACCGACCCCACCTTCGACGCCCCACGCGACTACCCGATCGGCGGCACCGCCGTCCTCACCAAGACCGCTCCCACCGCCATCACCCCCGCCGAACTCGGCCCGGTCGACGTGGTCCTGCTCTCGCACGACGAGCACCCGGACAACCTGGACGACTCCGGGCGCGCGTTCCTCGCGGACGCCCCGCTGGTGCTCACCACCCGCAGCGGCGCCGGCCGGCTCGGCGGCAGCGCGCAGGGGCTCGCCCCGTGGAGCTCGGTCGAGCTGGCCCGCCCTGACGGCGGCACCGTGACCGTGACCGCGGCTCCGGCGCTGCACGGGCCCGAGGGCTGCGAACCGATCATCGGCGAGGTGATCGGGTTCCTGCTGACCGCCGACGACCTGCCGACCGTCTACGTCAGCGGCGACAACGCCTCCCTCGACCTGGTCAAGGAGATCGCCCACCGCACAGGGCCGATCGACACCGCCGTCCTCTTCGCCGGCGGCGCCCGCACCACCCGCTTCGACGGTGCGCTGCTCACCCTGGACAGCGCCCAGGCCGCCGAAGCCGCCGCGATCCTGGGCGCCCGCCGCGTGGTGCCCGCCCATTTCGACAGCTGGGCGCACTTCACCGAGGGCCGCGAAACCCTAGTGACCGCCTTCACCAACGCCGGACTCGCCGACCGCCTGCAGCTGAGCTGACGGGGCCGTTGAGCTGACGGGCAGAAAGGCAGCGCCTTCCACTCGCGGGCGCCACCCGCTACAAAGTTCGTATGAAGATACGCACCGGCAGTTCCGACGACGTCCCCGCGATGCTCGCCCTCGCCGACACCGCCGTCGCCTGGCTGACCGCCCAGGGCCGCACCGGGCAGTGGGGCAGCGAGCCCTGGTCGGCCCGCCCGGCCGAGGGCGAGCGCATGCACCGCTACGCCCGCGACTACCTGGTGCGGATCGCCGAGGACGCGGACGGCCAGGTGGTCGGCGTCTGCGTACTGGCCGAGGAACTGTCCGACTACGTCGTCCCGGCCGACATCCCCGACCTGTACGTCCGGTTCCTGCTCACCGACCGCTCACGCAGCGGCAGCGGCATCGGCGCGGCGCTGATCCGCGACGCGCGCGAGGAGGCGGTGCGGCGCGGGTTGAAGCTGCTGCGGGTGGACTGCTTCCGCAGCGAGGACCGGGCGCTGGTGCGTCAGTACCAGGCGCTCGGCTTCACCGAGAGCCTCGCGTTCGACATCCCCCGGCCCGACGGCAGCGTGTGGCCCGGTCAGATCCTGGAGATCAGGCTCTGACCGGACCACAGGTCACGCGTCGTCAGCAGGCCGCCGCCAGCTCGCTCTTGCGGGCGGGCTGACGCGGCACGAAGGCCACCACCCGACCGCCGTTGCCGCGGTGCAGGTCGACCCGCAGCCGCAGGTCCGCGCAGCGGGCCAGCACCAGGCCGACCGTCGCCGCCGCCAGCGCCGAGACCGCGCCGCAGGCGAGCAGACCCACCCGGGCGCCGTAGACGTCGGTCACCCAGCCGACCAGCGGGGCACCGACCGGGGTGCCGCCGGTGAAGACCAGCACCAGCAGGCCCATCACCCGGCCGCGCATCTCGGGGTCGGTGGACAGCTGCACATAGGAGTTGACCGAGGTGTTGAAGGTCAGCCCGAAGATCCCGATCAGGGTCAGCAGCACCGCGAAGGTCCAGTAGCCGGGCGCGGCCGAGGCCAGCACCTCCAGCAGGCCGAAGCCCAGCGCCGCACCGGTCAGCCAGCGCAGCCGGGGCGCGCCCCGGCGCGCGGCGTAGAGCGCGCCGGCCAGCGAGCCGAGCGCCATCGCGGTGTTCAGCAGGCCGTACTGGCCGGGGCCGACGTGGTAGACGCCGCGGGCGAAACCGGAGAGCAGGGTCGGGAAGTTGAAGCCGAAGGTCCCGATGAACCCGGCCAGCACCAGCGGCCACATCAGGTCGGGCCGCTCCTTGACGTAGCGCAGCCCCTCGCGCAACTGGCCCTTCTCCCGCGGGATCCGGTCGACCGGTCGCAGCTCGCTGGTCCGCATCGCCAGCAGCCCGCCGATCACGGCCGCGAAGGAGAGCGCGTTGAGCGCGAACGCCCAGCCGCTGCCCACCGCCGCGATCAGCAGACCGGCCACCGCCGGGCCGACCAGCCGGGCGGTCTGGAAGTTGGCGGCGTTCAGGCTCACCGCGTTGCTCAGGTGCTCGGGGCCGACCATCTCGGAGACGAAGGCCTGCCGGGTGGGCGTGTCCACCACGGTCACCAGGCCGAGCAGCAGGGCGAAGGCGTAGACGTAGTACTCGGTCACCACACCGGTGACCGTCATCGCGGCCAGGCCGGCGGCCAGCACGCCCATCGCGCCCTGGGTGGCGATCAGCAGCCGCCGCTTGGGCATCCGGTCGGCGAGCACCCCGCCGAAGAGGCCGAGCAGCAGGGTGGGCAGGAACTGCATGGCGGTGGTGATCCCGACCGCGAGCGGGCTGCCGGTCAGGCTCAGCACCAGCCAGTCCTGGGCGATGCGCTGCATCCAGCTGCCGGTGTTGCTGACGATCTGCCCGGCGAAGAAGTATCGGTAGTTGCGCACCCGCAGCGAGGAGAACATCCCCCCGGGCCGGGTGAACCGCGCTGACGCGGCGGGGTCAACCGCCGCGGTGCGTTCGCAGGGGTCGTCGTCGCCGGGCGGACTCACCGGCGTGGCCACGGGAGTGGCGAGGGTCGTGGTCGGGATGGTGGTGTCGTCGGGACGGTTGACGGCGCCGGCTGCGCCCTGCGGTGTCACGTTCTGCTCCCCTCGTGGCGCGGCTCCGGTGTTGGCCGGGGCCGCGCTGCTGGTCTTCCTGGTCGGTCCTGCGGTGATGCCGTTGTCCTCTCTCTCGTCCGATGTCCTACTGCGCCTGCGTTACAGGTGCGCGAGCTTGTACAGCGCGGGCGCGGCCGCGCGCACGGTCGCCCACTCCTCCTCGCTCAGCCCGGAGGCCAGCTCCGCGAGCCAGGCGTTGCGCCGCCTGCGGCTCTCGTCGAGGATCGCCTGGGCCTGCTCGGTCATGCTGACCACCACCTGCCGCCGGTCC
It includes:
- a CDS encoding Scr1 family TA system antitoxin-like transcriptional regulator, producing the protein MLRMIREEKGLTQAQLADLMTTHQTMISHLELGKSQPDEQWARRLDEALGAGGRLLTAFKLVEPYLSQPHPNWDAYEEYRKVEAKVVRSYDLSTGRLSGLLQIEPYMRALFTAHNPWESEEQIAERGARAACPAESAVDAGWSQLGECHR
- a CDS encoding CGNR zinc finger domain-containing protein, with the protein product MTETAALSALAPLPPAPGADQHVALDFANSDLALPAGRLDLLDTPAAATRWLVERGLAPADAELFEICAGRLRELRVHLRALLASRTTGTPAPPEALSAVNTALTTAPSADLLGWDAAHGLHRLPAHPADRVAEHAMAVIAADAAELLTGPDAERLAACAGTPCNRYLIRTHAARHWCSTRCGDRVRAARAYARRQQAKAG
- a CDS encoding MBL fold metallo-hydrolase — protein: MTSEQTPIRVFGGPTALIEFGGLRFLTDPTFDAPRDYPIGGTAVLTKTAPTAITPAELGPVDVVLLSHDEHPDNLDDSGRAFLADAPLVLTTRSGAGRLGGSAQGLAPWSSVELARPDGGTVTVTAAPALHGPEGCEPIIGEVIGFLLTADDLPTVYVSGDNASLDLVKEIAHRTGPIDTAVLFAGGARTTRFDGALLTLDSAQAAEAAAILGARRVVPAHFDSWAHFTEGRETLVTAFTNAGLADRLQLS
- a CDS encoding GNAT family N-acetyltransferase, which translates into the protein MKIRTGSSDDVPAMLALADTAVAWLTAQGRTGQWGSEPWSARPAEGERMHRYARDYLVRIAEDADGQVVGVCVLAEELSDYVVPADIPDLYVRFLLTDRSRSGSGIGAALIRDAREEAVRRGLKLLRVDCFRSEDRALVRQYQALGFTESLAFDIPRPDGSVWPGQILEIRL
- a CDS encoding MFS transporter; the encoded protein is MATPVSPPGDDDPCERTAAVDPAASARFTRPGGMFSSLRVRNYRYFFAGQIVSNTGSWMQRIAQDWLVLSLTGSPLAVGITTAMQFLPTLLLGLFGGVLADRMPKRRLLIATQGAMGVLAAGLAAMTVTGVVTEYYVYAFALLLGLVTVVDTPTRQAFVSEMVGPEHLSNAVSLNAANFQTARLVGPAVAGLLIAAVGSGWAFALNALSFAAVIGGLLAMRTSELRPVDRIPREKGQLREGLRYVKERPDLMWPLVLAGFIGTFGFNFPTLLSGFARGVYHVGPGQYGLLNTAMALGSLAGALYAARRGAPRLRWLTGAALGFGLLEVLASAAPGYWTFAVLLTLIGIFGLTFNTSVNSYVQLSTDPEMRGRVMGLLVLVFTGGTPVGAPLVGWVTDVYGARVGLLACGAVSALAAATVGLVLARCADLRLRVDLHRGNGGRVVAFVPRQPARKSELAAAC